AGGAAAGATACACAAACATCAGTTGCATCCCCAATTTTGCAAACTGGTACCTCACTTCTATTTTTCCTCGCAATTTTTGTACACTAGAAAATATGAATGTGAATATTATTGATGGGATGATTGATATGTTACCTCAGTTCCCCATTCAGACTTGTCCTCGTAGCCACAACTTATGACATGGATAGCTTCTTTCAAAAGAGATTCTGGAGTTGAGGACTGAGGAACACCACCATATTCCATCAGAGTTGAGGCAACAAATGCTGCCGACTGGCCAAATCTCTTCTCTAAGCTCATTTGAGACATGAGAACTGATTTCTCATCATCAAACCCAGCACCTGTCACAAGTTGACATGTTAATATGCTTACATGTTGGTTAAAGCTCATGAAACAATAACCGCTGCAGGATGACAAAACAGTGACTCAGGAATCGGGCCCTAGAAGATGCAAGAAAATATAGATTGTACCTTCAACACCCTCCTCTATGTCTTCAAGATTGAATACTGGGACAGAACTGTCCACATGCTTGCTCGACTTTTTCTTATCTGAGCTCTTTTTCTTGGACTTGCTTGCCTTCTTTTTGCCCCCACACAGTGATGACAAGAAACCAGGCTTCTTCGCCTTAATTGGGGGTTCATAACCATAGATAGCTGTTCTGTTGAAAACACAACCAGTTCCCACATAAACAGGCCCTTGAATGCCGTCAAGGCCCCTCAAGTTAATCTGCAGAAAGCAGAAATAACCCAAAAAGTTAATGGATACGGTTAGGAATTTTAAAACTAGTGCATCAACAAACTTAGGCTCTTAGCATCACTTATTAAGTACCCAAAAAAACATCACCTATTAAGCTATGATTACTTGACATCAGTGAATACAGACATGGGAGAGGATCGCAGACTTACATCAAAAAAGACAGTGTTCCTGTTCGCATATCGATCATTAGTATCAATACCATCAAACCTTTGTGGGAACTGGACATAACAGACTCCCCTTCCTAGATTTGGATCCATAAGGAAGCACATAGCTTCCCGGACAGCCTTGCTGTTATTGATGTAGTGATCACAATCGAGATTCAACATGTACTGTCCATTAGTAAGGACAGCCGAGACACGAACCTGTGAAAAAGATTGATCTGCCATTAGAACCAACGCTAAGTAGATAATTTAACTTCAGTAACATTTAACTACTCACAAGAGCATTCATGGCACCAGCCTTCTTGTGGTGCTGGAATCCAGGACGCTTCTCACGAGATACATAAACCAAACGGGGCAGCTCATTACCCTCAGCATCAAGGCCACCACTGTGACCAAGGAAAACCTGAGTATGGTCAGAAACAGGAGTTAGAGTTAGCCAAGCAACGACCATTCTAAATAGCAGAATACACAAAAGCTACCTAACCAGACCAGTCTATGTATTCAGCAATTGTAGTCTATATTGGAAATACGCTAACCTGAATCATTCCAGGATGGTCCCTGGTATTGTTTCCTGGCCATGGTGTGCCATCTTGCATGATCCATCCTTCCTCAGGGACCTTTATTGCCTTAGCAACTAGGCCATTTATCCTAATTTTAAATTCTTCATATTCTCTCTGCAACAGTTTTTTTGGAAGACATATTAGCATAGGATCAGAAAAAAGTGAAATCAATATTTATGTATATAAAAAGCATACAAACCTTCATGGCCCGGCGTTCTTTAACAAATGAAGGCTGGACTTTGTCTTTCAAGTAATCAATTTTCTGGGAGAAGTAAAACTCAGGAGCTCTGGGTTCAATTTCATACTTCTTAACGAACGGTACCCATTTCCTAGCAAACTCTGAAGTCTCAGCCAGTGCATCAAAAGTCAGCATTGAAGCTCCATCATCAGATATATAGCAAGAAACCTTATCCACGGGATAATCAACAGCAAGAATGGATAATATAGTGTTGGCAGTGACGATAGGTGGCTCCTTCAACGGGTCGACTGTACTGACGAAAATGTCAACAGCAGCCAACTGAGATGGTTCACCTTCTCGGTCATACCTGTTAGTGGAAATGGATAGTAATAGCATCAGGAAGAATGATCAAAGAAGGTCTGCTTAAAACTAAGTACAAAAGAGCTGATAAGAAGAATCACCTTAAAGCCAGTCTATCAAGGTAGGTCTCCCGGTTGATTGGATTCCACTTTGGGAACTGATCCAGAATCCAGGACATAGCAAACCAAATCTCACATATAACAGATAAAAGCCACAGCGGGTACGCATTACGCACGGGATTTGTGATACGGTAGTGCAGGAAGATGCTTAGAACAACCAATCGCAGAACAATGACCATTCTGTAGGGATTTATCCTGGATGAAGGGATGGGGACTTTCCTAGACAGAGGCTGGCGAGTTTCATCATTCCTGTAATTTAGATGGCATAAAATTAATGCTGCAACATAATAGGCTAGAACATTTGCTGAAAAGAACATGTGCAACATTCCTGACAAGGAAAGGTTTAGTAGTCATGCAAGTATAAAGGCAACAAGATCCTAAGTTCAATCAGGTTTGTAGTGACAAACAACAGATGCAGCTGTAAAATACGAGTGCTAAGAGGGTGCTGGCACTCACAGTAAAGAATCTTCCATGTTGTATTCAGTAGATGCATCATCAGCAGCTCCGCGGCCTTCAGAGGGGGCAATGCTTGAGCCAT
This region of Lolium perenne isolate Kyuss_39 chromosome 2, Kyuss_2.0, whole genome shotgun sequence genomic DNA includes:
- the LOC127331480 gene encoding probable cellulose synthase A catalytic subunit 8 [UDP-forming], encoding MDRDADAVKSGRLVGGQVCQICGDGVGAAADGEVFAACDVCGFPVCRPCYEYERKDGTQACPQCKTKYKRHKGSPAIRGEEGDDTDADDGSDFNYPASGTEDQKQKVADRMRSWRMSGSGNVGHPKYDSGEIGLSKYDSGEIPRGYIPSVTNSQISGEIPGASPDHHMMSPTGNIGKRAPFPYVNHSPNPSREFSGSVGNVAWKDRVDGWKMKQEKGAVPMTNGSSIAPSEGRGAADDASTEYNMEDSLLNDETRQPLSRKVPIPSSRINPYRMVIVLRLVVLSIFLHYRITNPVRNAYPLWLLSVICEIWFAMSWILDQFPKWNPINRETYLDRLALRYDREGEPSQLAAVDIFVSTVDPLKEPPIVTANTILSILAVDYPVDKVSCYISDDGASMLTFDALAETSEFARKWVPFVKKYEIEPRAPEFYFSQKIDYLKDKVQPSFVKERRAMKREYEEFKIRINGLVAKAIKVPEEGWIMQDGTPWPGNNTRDHPGMIQVFLGHSGGLDAEGNELPRLVYVSREKRPGFQHHKKAGAMNALVRVSAVLTNGQYMLNLDCDHYINNSKAVREAMCFLMDPNLGRGVCYVQFPQRFDGIDTNDRYANRNTVFFDINLRGLDGIQGPVYVGTGCVFNRTAIYGYEPPIKAKKPGFLSSLCGGKKKASKSKKKSSDKKKSSKHVDSSVPVFNLEDIEEGVEGAGFDDEKSVLMSQMSLEKRFGQSAAFVASTLMEYGGVPQSSTPESLLKEAIHVISCGYEDKSEWGTEIGWIYGSVTEDILTGFKMHARGWRSIYCMPKRPAFKGSAPINLSDRLNQVLRWALGSVEILFSRHCPLWYGYGGRLKFLERFAYINTTIYPLTSIPLLVYCILPAICLLTGKFIMPEISNLASIWFISLFISIFATGILEMRWSGVGIDEWWRNEQFWVIGGISAHLFAVFQGLLKVLAGIDTNFTVTSKANDEEGDFAELYMFKWTTLLIPPTTILIINMVGVVAGTSYAINSGYQSWGPLFGKLFFAFWVIVHLYPFLKGLMGRTNRTPTIVVVWAILLASIFSLLWVRIDPFTTRVAGPNVQTCGINC